One Bacillus amyloliquefaciens DSM 7 = ATCC 23350 DNA window includes the following coding sequences:
- a CDS encoding SprT family protein, with protein sequence MDNEQLQKLTEDISAQDFGKPFRHRAFFNDRLKTTGGRYMLSSHNIELNRKYLLEHGQSELEGIIKHELCHYHLHLEGKGYKHRDKDFRELLQKVGAPRFCTPLQTKKTEKKTYMYRCTACGQQYIKKRAMNPERYACGKCRGKIKRIF encoded by the coding sequence ATGGATAACGAACAACTTCAAAAGCTGACGGAAGACATCTCTGCACAAGATTTCGGAAAGCCGTTCCGCCACCGGGCCTTTTTCAATGACCGGCTGAAAACGACAGGAGGCCGGTACATGCTGTCTTCCCATAACATCGAATTAAACCGCAAATATCTGCTCGAACACGGCCAGAGTGAGCTCGAAGGCATCATTAAACACGAGCTGTGCCATTATCACCTTCATCTTGAAGGAAAAGGGTACAAGCACAGAGACAAAGACTTCAGAGAGCTGCTTCAGAAAGTCGGCGCGCCGAGATTCTGCACGCCGCTGCAAACAAAAAAGACAGAAAAGAAAACATATATGTATAGATGCACGGCTTGCGGCCAACAGTATATAAAGAAACGGGCAATGAATCCGGAAAGATATGCCTGCGGAAAGTGCAGAGGAAAAATCAAAAGAATTTTTTAA
- a CDS encoding PP2C family serine/threonine-protein phosphatase has translation MIQVEENEHVQTLVYQLNKEGKSICGDSFFIKANEEELVCAVADGLGSGSLANESSSAIKDIVKTYADEDVESIIERCNQAMRNKRGATASILKFNFTKRELTYCSIGNVRFFLHSPSGEVFHPLPISGYLSGKPQKYKTYTSSYEKGATFIIYTDGLEVPHIRTCLKQGHSIEVISKSLHPYTTSRRDDLTYILGQLLS, from the coding sequence ATGATTCAGGTTGAAGAAAATGAACATGTGCAAACTCTTGTATACCAATTAAATAAAGAAGGCAAGTCCATATGCGGCGACAGCTTTTTTATAAAGGCGAATGAAGAGGAATTAGTCTGCGCGGTAGCGGACGGTCTCGGCAGCGGATCTCTTGCCAACGAATCTTCGTCAGCCATTAAAGACATCGTAAAGACGTATGCAGATGAGGATGTGGAAAGCATCATTGAGCGCTGCAATCAAGCGATGAGAAACAAAAGAGGGGCGACTGCCTCCATCTTAAAATTCAATTTCACCAAAAGGGAACTGACATACTGTTCGATCGGGAACGTCCGTTTCTTTCTGCATTCCCCATCAGGCGAAGTCTTTCATCCGCTGCCGATTTCGGGCTACCTTTCAGGCAAACCGCAGAAGTACAAAACGTATACCTCATCATATGAAAAAGGGGCAACATTCATCATCTATACAGATGGGCTGGAGGTTCCGCATATCCGCACCTGCTTAAAGCAGGGACACTCAATAGAAGTTATATCAAAATCACTTCATCCGTACACAACATCCAGACGTGATGATTTGACCTATATTCTCGGGCAGCTTTTATCGTAA
- the ndoA gene encoding type II toxin-antitoxin system endoribonuclease NdoA: protein MIVKRGDVYFADLSPVVGSEQGGVRPVLVIQNDIGNRFSPTAIVAAITAQIQKAKLPTHVEIDAKRYGFERDSVILLEQIRTIDKQRLTDKITHLDDEMMDKVDEALQISLALIDF from the coding sequence TTGATTGTAAAGCGCGGCGATGTTTATTTTGCTGATTTATCTCCTGTTGTTGGCTCAGAGCAAGGCGGCGTACGCCCGGTTTTAGTGATCCAAAATGATATCGGAAATCGCTTTAGCCCAACTGCTATTGTTGCAGCCATAACAGCCCAAATACAGAAAGCGAAATTACCAACCCACGTCGAAATTGATGCAAAACGCTACGGTTTTGAAAGAGATTCCGTTATTTTGCTGGAGCAAATTCGGACGATTGACAAGCAAAGATTAACGGATAAAATAACTCATCTGGATGATGAAATGATGGATAAGGTTGATGAAGCCCTGCAAATCAGTTTGGCACTCATTGATTTTTAG
- a CDS encoding Tex family protein, with the protein METLALLKKQIAEETALSQKNVESVIRLLEDGNTVPFIARYRKEQTGSMDEVQIQAISERWQYIQNLTQRKEEVIRLIAEQDKLTDGLKQKIEQAAKLQEVEDLYRPFKQKRKTKATVAKSKGLEPLADYILSLPKENRLHEIADQYISEEKEVATREEAIEGAKHIIAEQISDDPHFRKWIRQETYKKGILTSTAGKSAADDEKNVYEMYYEYEEPIQKVVPHRVLAMNRGEKEGILKIAIEPPADQLKAYLEKQIIKHRETPVKETLKEAIEDGYKRLIQLAIERDIRKELSEKADAQAIHIFAENLRKLLLQPPMKGKVVLGVDPAFRTGCKLAVVDETGKVLKIDVIYPHAPVKKTAEAQKKIKQLLNRYEVEVVAIGNGTASRETEQFIVDVLKETERDIYYVIVNEAGASVYSASEIAREEFPDFQVEERSAVSIARRLQDPLAELVKIDPKSVGVGQYQHDVSQKHLNESLRFVVETVVNQVGVNVNTASAALLQYVAGLSKTVAGNIVKKREELGKFTNRKELKEIPRLGAKTYEQCIGFLRVPEGQEPLDRTGIHPESYKETKALLKKLHLTADQIGSADVKEKISALPLSETAEELGIGDITLADICGQLTRPERDPRDEVPKPLLKKDVLQLEDLKEGMELQGTVRNVVDFGAFVDIGVKQDGLVHISKLSNQFVKHPLDVVSVGDIVTVWVEGVDVQKGRVSLSMVK; encoded by the coding sequence ATGGAAACGTTAGCCCTTTTGAAAAAACAAATTGCTGAAGAAACAGCTTTATCCCAAAAAAATGTCGAAAGTGTCATCCGCCTGCTTGAAGACGGCAATACCGTTCCGTTTATTGCGCGGTACCGAAAAGAACAGACAGGCTCAATGGACGAGGTGCAGATTCAGGCAATCTCCGAGCGGTGGCAATACATACAAAACCTGACGCAGCGGAAAGAAGAAGTCATCAGATTGATCGCCGAACAGGACAAGCTGACGGACGGACTGAAACAAAAAATCGAACAAGCGGCCAAACTTCAGGAAGTCGAGGATTTATACCGTCCCTTCAAACAAAAACGGAAAACAAAAGCGACCGTCGCCAAAAGCAAAGGGCTTGAGCCGCTTGCGGACTATATTCTTTCTCTCCCGAAAGAAAACCGGCTCCATGAAATCGCTGATCAATATATCAGTGAAGAGAAAGAAGTCGCTACAAGAGAAGAAGCCATTGAAGGCGCGAAGCACATCATAGCCGAACAAATCTCGGATGATCCTCATTTTAGAAAGTGGATCCGCCAGGAAACGTATAAAAAAGGAATTCTCACATCCACGGCAGGCAAGTCAGCCGCAGATGACGAGAAAAACGTCTATGAAATGTATTATGAATACGAAGAGCCGATCCAAAAAGTCGTTCCTCACAGAGTGCTTGCGATGAACCGCGGTGAAAAAGAAGGCATTTTAAAGATTGCGATCGAACCGCCCGCCGATCAGTTGAAAGCTTATTTAGAAAAGCAAATCATCAAACATCGTGAAACGCCTGTGAAAGAAACGCTGAAAGAAGCCATTGAGGACGGGTACAAACGCCTGATCCAGCTGGCTATTGAGCGTGACATCCGCAAAGAGCTGTCAGAAAAAGCAGACGCGCAGGCGATCCATATTTTCGCTGAAAACCTGCGTAAGCTCCTGCTGCAGCCGCCGATGAAGGGGAAAGTCGTGCTCGGCGTCGATCCGGCTTTCCGTACGGGATGCAAACTGGCAGTCGTTGACGAGACGGGAAAAGTGCTGAAAATCGACGTTATTTATCCGCACGCTCCCGTCAAAAAGACAGCCGAAGCCCAGAAAAAAATCAAACAATTGCTGAACCGTTACGAAGTCGAGGTCGTGGCGATCGGAAACGGCACGGCATCAAGAGAGACAGAGCAATTCATCGTTGATGTGTTAAAAGAAACAGAGCGGGACATCTATTATGTTATCGTCAATGAGGCAGGGGCAAGCGTGTACTCTGCGTCAGAAATCGCCCGTGAGGAATTTCCGGATTTTCAGGTCGAAGAGCGGAGCGCCGTCTCCATCGCGCGGAGATTGCAGGACCCGCTGGCCGAACTTGTGAAAATTGATCCTAAATCCGTCGGCGTCGGGCAATACCAGCATGATGTCAGCCAAAAGCACTTAAACGAATCTCTCCGTTTTGTCGTAGAGACCGTCGTCAACCAAGTCGGGGTAAATGTCAATACAGCATCAGCAGCGCTGCTTCAATATGTAGCCGGGTTATCCAAAACCGTTGCCGGCAACATCGTCAAAAAAAGGGAAGAACTCGGCAAATTCACAAATCGCAAAGAGCTGAAAGAAATCCCGCGCCTCGGTGCAAAAACATATGAACAATGCATCGGCTTTTTGAGAGTGCCCGAAGGACAGGAACCGCTCGACCGCACCGGGATACACCCGGAAAGCTATAAAGAGACAAAGGCGCTGCTCAAAAAACTTCATCTCACAGCAGATCAGATCGGAAGCGCAGACGTAAAAGAGAAAATCAGCGCACTTCCGCTGTCTGAAACGGCAGAAGAGCTAGGAATAGGGGACATTACGCTTGCGGATATTTGCGGGCAGCTGACAAGGCCGGAGCGCGATCCTCGTGACGAAGTGCCGAAACCTTTGCTGAAAAAAGACGTTCTGCAGCTTGAGGATTTAAAGGAAGGAATGGAATTGCAGGGCACCGTCCGCAACGTCGTAGACTTCGGCGCTTTCGTCGATATCGGCGTCAAGCAAGACGGGCTTGTGCACATCTCAAAACTGAGCAATCAATTCGTCAAACATCCTCTTGACGTCGTATCGGTCGGAGACATCGTCACCGTATGGGTCGAAGGGGTGGACGTGCAAAAAGGCAGAGTGTCGCTGTCTATGGTAAAATAA
- a CDS encoding PP2C family protein-serine/threonine phosphatase, translating to MDFREVIEQRYHQLLSRYIAELTETSLYQAQKFSRKTIEHQVPPEEIISIHRKVVKELYPDLPEDVFHSLDFLIEVMIGYGMAYQEHQSLRDIQQEIRSEIEIAANVQQTLLGTKIPEEEELDIGAISVPAKQMSGDYYHFVKDKESINIAIADVIGKGIPAALCMSMIKYAMDSLPEIGIHPSQVLKNLNRVVEQNVDSSMFITMFYANYNMKSHQFTYASAGHEPGFYYSEKEKKFNDLEAKGLVLGISQDFDYSQYEQHLDEGDMIVLFSDGVTECRTENGFLERGDIQRMLEEHMDCSAQDMVKNIYDSLLRLQDFQLHDDFTLIVLKRKV from the coding sequence GTGGATTTCAGGGAGGTTATAGAGCAGCGGTACCATCAGCTGCTTAGCCGTTATATAGCCGAATTAACAGAAACATCTTTATATCAAGCACAAAAATTCAGCCGAAAAACGATTGAACATCAAGTTCCCCCGGAGGAAATTATCAGCATCCACCGGAAAGTAGTAAAAGAACTTTATCCGGATCTGCCGGAAGATGTTTTTCATTCGCTGGATTTTTTAATAGAAGTCATGATTGGTTACGGGATGGCTTATCAGGAGCACCAAAGTCTGAGAGATATCCAGCAGGAGATTCGTTCAGAAATTGAAATTGCCGCAAATGTTCAGCAGACGCTGCTCGGCACAAAAATTCCTGAGGAAGAAGAGCTGGATATCGGGGCGATCAGCGTTCCCGCCAAACAGATGAGCGGGGACTATTATCACTTTGTCAAAGACAAGGAATCGATTAACATCGCGATAGCCGATGTCATTGGAAAAGGAATACCCGCCGCATTGTGCATGTCGATGATTAAGTATGCCATGGACTCTCTTCCGGAGATCGGCATTCACCCCTCCCAAGTGCTGAAAAATCTTAACCGCGTTGTAGAACAGAACGTGGATTCAAGCATGTTTATCACCATGTTTTACGCAAACTACAATATGAAAAGCCACCAATTTACCTATGCTTCTGCGGGGCATGAACCGGGCTTCTACTACTCTGAAAAAGAAAAAAAGTTTAATGACCTGGAGGCAAAAGGATTGGTGCTCGGAATTTCTCAGGATTTTGATTACAGCCAATATGAACAGCACCTGGACGAAGGAGACATGATCGTTCTTTTTTCTGACGGCGTCACCGAATGCCGTACCGAAAACGGTTTCCTGGAGCGCGGCGACATTCAGCGCATGCTGGAAGAACATATGGACTGCTCCGCGCAGGATATGGTCAAAAATATTTACGACAGCCTGCTGAGACTCCAGGATTTTCAGCTTCATGACGATTTTACGTTAATTGTTCTGAAAAGAAAGGTTTAG
- a CDS encoding anti-sigma factor antagonist, with translation MNLTVDMKENLSDIQFNIAGEIDVYSAPVVREKLMPLANEGKNMRICLKDVNYMDSTGLGIFVGVFKTVSKEGGSLKLENLSERLVRLFEITGLKDIIDISAKSEGGVQ, from the coding sequence ATGAATTTAACAGTAGATATGAAGGAAAATCTTTCAGATATACAATTCAATATCGCCGGAGAAATTGATGTATACTCAGCTCCGGTGGTTCGTGAAAAGCTGATGCCCCTGGCTAACGAGGGGAAAAACATGAGAATCTGCTTAAAAGATGTGAACTATATGGACAGTACGGGTTTAGGCATTTTTGTAGGCGTGTTTAAAACGGTGAGCAAGGAAGGCGGTTCTTTGAAGCTTGAGAATCTTTCCGAAAGGCTCGTCCGTCTGTTTGAAATTACGGGGCTTAAGGACATCATCGATATTTCGGCAAAGTCAGAAGGTGGCGTGCAATGA
- the alr gene encoding alanine racemase, whose protein sequence is MNTASFYRDTWAEINLSAIKENITHMKKHIGENVHLMAVVKANAYGHGDLEVGKAALEAGASCLAVAILDEAISLRKRGITAPILVLGAVPPEYVQAAAEYDVTLTGYSVEWLQEAARHLGSETVPFHLKVDTGMNRLGVKTEEEIQSVLKILSQNPGLVCKGVFTHFATADEKNRDYFLFQFERFKKLIAPLPLKELMVHCANSAAGLRLKKGFFNAVRFGISMYGLRPSADIQNEIPFQLKPAFTLHSVLSHVKKIRKGESVSYGATYTAEKDQWIGTVPIGYADGWLRKLSGTAVLIDGKRMNIAGRICMDQLMVELDQSYPPGTKVTLIGSQKEETITMDEIAGRLETINYEIPCTISSRVPRMFLENESIMEVRNPLLQENTSK, encoded by the coding sequence GTGAACACAGCATCCTTTTACAGAGATACGTGGGCGGAAATCAACCTGTCTGCGATTAAAGAAAATATTACACATATGAAAAAACACATCGGCGAAAACGTCCATCTCATGGCGGTTGTAAAGGCGAACGCGTATGGCCACGGAGATTTGGAAGTCGGGAAAGCCGCGCTTGAAGCGGGTGCCTCTTGTCTTGCCGTTGCCATACTGGATGAAGCGATCTCATTGAGAAAACGTGGCATTACAGCGCCGATTCTCGTGCTTGGCGCCGTGCCGCCCGAATATGTACAAGCAGCTGCCGAATATGACGTAACACTGACGGGGTATTCTGTTGAATGGCTTCAGGAAGCTGCACGCCACCTCGGAAGTGAAACAGTGCCGTTTCACCTGAAAGTCGATACCGGCATGAACAGACTCGGGGTCAAAACGGAGGAAGAAATCCAAAGCGTATTAAAAATCCTCAGCCAAAACCCGGGTTTAGTCTGTAAAGGCGTTTTTACCCATTTTGCTACCGCGGATGAAAAAAACAGGGATTATTTCCTTTTCCAATTTGAGCGCTTTAAAAAATTGATTGCTCCGCTTCCGTTAAAGGAATTGATGGTGCATTGCGCGAACAGCGCTGCCGGCCTTCGTCTTAAAAAAGGCTTCTTTAACGCGGTTCGTTTCGGCATCAGTATGTACGGGCTTCGTCCTTCTGCCGACATTCAAAATGAAATTCCATTTCAATTAAAGCCGGCTTTTACGCTGCACTCTGTTTTATCCCATGTGAAAAAGATCCGCAAAGGGGAAAGCGTCAGCTACGGCGCAACATATACGGCAGAGAAGGATCAATGGATCGGGACCGTTCCCATCGGCTATGCAGACGGCTGGCTCCGCAAGCTGAGCGGTACGGCCGTGCTGATCGACGGCAAACGGATGAATATTGCTGGAAGAATCTGCATGGACCAATTGATGGTAGAACTGGACCAATCTTATCCGCCGGGCACCAAAGTCACCCTGATCGGCAGCCAGAAGGAAGAAACGATCACGATGGACGAAATCGCCGGGCGGCTTGAGACGATTAATTACGAGATCCCTTGTACGATTAGTTCCCGCGTTCCCCGTATGTTTTTGGAAAATGAGAGTATAATGGAAGTAAGAAATCCTTTACTGCAAGAAAATACAAGTAAGTAA
- a CDS encoding anti-sigma regulatory factor, producing the protein MNDQSCVKIMTEWDIVAARQLGRNVAKELGFGTVDQARITTAISELARNIYLYAGKGQVSIEQVNDRGKKGLKIIAEDKGPGIADIRKVMEDGFSTSGGLGAGLPGVKRLMDEFSLQSVAEEGTEIQAVKWLR; encoded by the coding sequence ATGAACGACCAATCCTGTGTGAAAATCATGACAGAATGGGATATCGTAGCCGCCAGACAGCTTGGCCGCAACGTTGCGAAGGAATTAGGCTTCGGCACGGTGGATCAGGCCAGAATCACGACGGCTATCTCAGAATTGGCCAGAAATATCTACTTATATGCCGGCAAAGGCCAGGTCAGCATAGAACAAGTAAACGACAGAGGAAAAAAAGGCCTTAAAATCATAGCAGAAGACAAAGGACCCGGAATCGCGGACATCCGTAAAGTGATGGAAGACGGCTTTTCAACGTCAGGCGGATTGGGAGCGGGCCTTCCGGGCGTGAAAAGGCTGATGGACGAATTCAGCCTGCAATCTGTTGCGGAGGAAGGAACAGAGATTCAAGCCGTGAAATGGCTTCGGTAG
- the rsbS gene encoding RsbT antagonist protein RsbS, with product MRHPKIPILKLYNCLLVSIQWELDDQTALHFQEDLLNKIYETGANGVVIDLTSVDMIDSFIAKVLGDVITMSKLMGAKVVLTGIQPAVAVTLIELGISLEEIETALDLEQGLETLKRELGE from the coding sequence GTGAGACATCCAAAAATCCCGATTCTGAAACTGTATAACTGCTTATTGGTATCCATCCAATGGGAGCTTGACGACCAGACTGCTCTGCATTTTCAAGAAGACCTGCTGAACAAAATCTATGAAACTGGCGCAAACGGGGTCGTCATTGACCTGACATCCGTCGACATGATCGATTCATTTATTGCGAAAGTGCTTGGCGATGTCATTACCATGTCAAAATTGATGGGCGCAAAGGTCGTATTGACAGGAATTCAGCCAGCTGTAGCGGTCACATTGATTGAACTTGGAATCTCACTTGAGGAAATCGAAACGGCGCTCGACTTAGAGCAGGGGCTTGAGACATTGAAGCGGGAATTGGGGGAATAG
- the rsbW gene encoding anti-sigma B factor RsbW, protein MSTSVDYIEMKIPAEPEYVGIVRLTLSGVASRMGYTYDDIVDLKIAVSEACTNAVQHAYKDENKGEVSVRFGVFEDRLEVIVADQGDSFDFDQKQQDLGPYTPSHTVDQLSEGGLGLYLMETLMDEVKVQSNSGVTVAMTKYLNGERVDHGTTIKNYETN, encoded by the coding sequence ATGAGTACATCAGTTGATTATATAGAGATGAAAATTCCGGCCGAACCGGAATATGTAGGAATCGTCAGGCTTACGTTATCAGGTGTGGCCAGCAGAATGGGCTATACCTATGATGACATTGTAGATTTGAAAATCGCTGTCAGTGAAGCTTGTACAAACGCTGTCCAGCATGCATACAAAGATGAGAATAAGGGAGAAGTATCCGTGCGGTTCGGTGTGTTTGAGGATCGGCTGGAGGTCATTGTCGCCGATCAGGGAGACAGCTTTGATTTTGATCAAAAGCAGCAGGATCTCGGGCCGTACACACCTTCGCACACAGTCGATCAATTGTCAGAAGGAGGGCTCGGTCTATATTTAATGGAAACGCTCATGGATGAAGTCAAAGTTCAAAGCAACTCTGGCGTAACCGTTGCGATGACAAAGTATTTAAATGGGGAGCGAGTTGATCATGGCACAACCATCAAAAACTACGAAACTAACTAA
- the cmpA gene encoding cortex morphogenetic protein CmpA, with the protein MPNWLMKQMQKAFLEKDNYQIKLLNQCWYFYRKKHCS; encoded by the coding sequence ATGCCGAATTGGCTGATGAAACAAATGCAAAAAGCGTTTTTAGAAAAGGACAATTACCAAATCAAACTGCTGAACCAGTGCTGGTACTTCTACAGAAAAAAACACTGCTCGTAA
- the endB gene encoding type II toxin-antitoxin system antitoxin EndoAI, which translates to MSESSARTEMKISLPENLVAELDGVAMREKRSRNELISQAVRAYVSERTTRHNRDLMRRGYMEMAKINLNISSEAHYAECEAETTVERLVSGG; encoded by the coding sequence TTGTCTGAATCCAGCGCAAGAACCGAAATGAAAATCAGCTTGCCTGAAAACTTAGTAGCTGAATTGGATGGTGTAGCGATGCGGGAGAAACGAAGCAGAAACGAACTGATATCACAGGCAGTGAGAGCGTATGTCAGCGAACGGACAACTCGCCATAACCGTGATTTGATGAGACGCGGGTATATGGAAATGGCGAAAATCAACTTGAATATTTCTTCTGAGGCTCACTATGCTGAGTGCGAAGCAGAAACGACGGTTGAGCGCTTAGTCAGCGGAGGATAA
- a CDS encoding STAS domain-containing protein: MSNQKVYQFIIDQHDELLDTWTAKLKEVGNQEDYQLTYHISENICKDYIDILLLSTKDDEAAEEQISQLALRAVQLGLSLKLLSVTLSEFWKLLYETMVDHEMADHDRAELILEIDSFFSPINTEILNQYSISWEKTVSLQKIALQELSAPLIPVFEHVTVMPLVGTIDTERAKQIMENLLNGVVKHRSQVVLIDITGVPVVDTMVAHHIIQASEAVRLVGAKCLLVGIRPEIAQTIVNLGIDLSQVITKNTLQKGIQTALEMTNRKIVSLGE, translated from the coding sequence ATGTCGAATCAGAAAGTGTATCAGTTCATTATTGATCAGCATGATGAACTGCTTGATACTTGGACAGCCAAATTAAAAGAAGTAGGCAATCAGGAAGATTATCAGCTTACGTATCACATATCCGAAAATATCTGCAAAGACTATATAGACATTCTTTTATTATCGACAAAAGATGACGAGGCTGCGGAAGAGCAGATCAGCCAGCTCGCACTGCGCGCCGTTCAGCTCGGCCTGTCATTGAAGCTTCTTTCAGTCACCCTGTCAGAGTTTTGGAAGCTGCTTTACGAAACGATGGTTGACCATGAGATGGCCGATCATGACAGAGCAGAACTGATCTTGGAAATAGACAGCTTTTTCAGCCCGATCAACACGGAAATTTTAAATCAGTATTCCATCTCTTGGGAAAAAACAGTTTCTCTGCAAAAAATCGCGCTGCAGGAACTGTCGGCTCCGCTGATCCCGGTATTTGAGCATGTAACCGTCATGCCGCTTGTCGGGACGATTGATACGGAGCGTGCGAAACAAATCATGGAAAATCTGTTAAACGGCGTCGTAAAGCACCGTTCACAAGTTGTCTTAATTGACATTACGGGCGTGCCGGTCGTTGATACGATGGTGGCGCACCACATTATCCAAGCATCAGAAGCGGTGCGGCTTGTCGGCGCGAAATGCCTGCTCGTCGGAATCCGTCCGGAAATCGCGCAGACGATCGTTAACCTGGGAATTGATTTGTCGCAGGTTATTACGAAGAATACCCTTCAAAAAGGAATTCAAACAGCGCTTGAAATGACAAATCGAAAAATCGTTTCATTGGGGGAATAA
- the sigB gene encoding RNA polymerase sigma factor SigB: MAQPSKTTKLTKDEVDRLILDFQIHDNKEAQETLVEVYTNLVEMLAKKYSKGKSFHEDLRQVGMIGLLGAIKRYDPEVGKSFEAFAIPTIIGEIKRFLRDKTWSVHVPRRIKELGPRIKMAVDQLTTETQRSPKVEEIAAFLDVSEEEVLETMEMGKSYQALSVDHSIEADADGSTVTILDIVGSQEEGYERVNQQMMIKSVLHVLSDREKQIIDLTFVQNKSQKETGDILGISQMHVSRLQRKAVKKLREALIGDPSMELM, translated from the coding sequence ATGGCACAACCATCAAAAACTACGAAACTAACTAAAGATGAAGTTGATCGGCTCATACTCGACTTTCAAATACATGATAATAAAGAAGCCCAGGAAACACTTGTCGAGGTGTATACCAATCTCGTCGAAATGCTGGCAAAGAAATATTCAAAAGGAAAAAGCTTTCACGAAGATCTCCGCCAGGTCGGGATGATCGGGCTTCTCGGTGCCATTAAACGGTATGATCCCGAGGTCGGCAAATCCTTTGAAGCATTTGCAATCCCGACCATCATTGGTGAGATCAAACGCTTCCTCAGAGATAAAACATGGAGCGTACATGTTCCGAGACGGATTAAAGAACTCGGCCCCCGCATAAAAATGGCGGTGGATCAGCTGACGACAGAGACACAGCGGTCGCCGAAAGTCGAAGAAATCGCGGCCTTTCTCGATGTATCAGAAGAGGAAGTGCTGGAAACGATGGAGATGGGAAAAAGCTATCAGGCGCTGTCTGTCGATCACAGCATCGAAGCGGATGCGGACGGAAGCACCGTCACGATTCTTGATATCGTCGGTTCGCAGGAGGAAGGATACGAACGCGTCAACCAGCAGATGATGATCAAAAGCGTGCTTCATGTGCTGTCCGACCGCGAAAAACAAATTATCGATCTAACTTTTGTGCAAAATAAAAGCCAAAAAGAAACAGGGGACATTCTCGGAATATCTCAAATGCACGTCTCGCGCCTGCAGCGGAAAGCGGTGAAAAAACTGAGAGAGGCCTTGATTGGAGATCCCTCCATGGAGCTAATGTAA